The following coding sequences are from one Leptospira mayottensis 200901116 window:
- a CDS encoding succinate dehydrogenase/fumarate reductase iron-sulfur subunit, translating to MDLKLKVWRQKSGEIKGKIVDYDAKDISPNMSFLEMLDVVNEELITKGEDPIAFEHDCREGICGSCNLMINGQAHGPHQGVTSCQLHMRSFKEGDTIYIEPWRAKAFPVIKDLVVDRSAFDRIIQAGGFISVNTGGAPDANANPIPKVDADVAMDAATCIGCGACVASCKNASAMLFVSAKITHLGLLPQGKVEQKERVKKMINAMDAEGFGNCTNQYECEAVCPKSIKRDFIRTMNRDYILS from the coding sequence ATGGATCTGAAGCTCAAAGTTTGGAGACAAAAAAGTGGAGAAATAAAGGGAAAAATTGTAGACTACGATGCGAAAGATATTTCCCCGAATATGTCCTTTTTAGAGATGCTCGACGTAGTCAACGAAGAACTCATCACCAAAGGAGAAGACCCTATCGCTTTCGAACATGATTGCCGCGAAGGAATCTGCGGTTCCTGCAATCTGATGATCAACGGCCAGGCTCACGGACCTCATCAAGGAGTTACTTCCTGCCAATTGCATATGCGTTCCTTCAAGGAAGGAGATACAATTTACATCGAACCGTGGAGAGCCAAAGCTTTCCCGGTCATCAAGGATTTAGTCGTGGATAGGAGTGCGTTTGATAGAATCATCCAGGCCGGAGGTTTTATCAGCGTGAACACGGGCGGAGCTCCCGATGCAAACGCAAACCCGATTCCTAAAGTAGACGCGGACGTAGCGATGGATGCGGCGACTTGTATCGGGTGCGGCGCTTGTGTCGCTTCCTGCAAAAACGCAAGCGCGATGTTGTTCGTTTCCGCAAAAATCACTCACCTGGGTCTTTTACCACAAGGAAAAGTGGAACAAAAAGAACGCGTGAAAAAAATGATCAACGCGATGGATGCGGAAGGATTCGGAAATTGCACAAACCAATACGAGTGCGAAGCAGTATGTCCGAAATCGATCAAGAGAGATTTTATCCGGACGATGAATCGGGATTATATCCTTTCTTAA
- a CDS encoding fumarate reductase/succinate dehydrogenase flavoprotein subunit — MSLDSKIPNGPIEKKWSNHKANIKLVNPANKRKFNIIVVGSGLAGASASATLAELGYNVKTFCFQDSPRRAHSIAAQGGINAAKNYQNDGDSVYRLFYDTVKGGDFRAREANVHRLAEVSVNIIDQCVAQGVPFAREYGGHLSNRSFGGAQVSRTFYAKGQTGQQLLLGAYSALSRQIGLGAVKMYPRTEMVELIVIDGHAKGIIVRDLVTGKLSTHMADAVVLGTGGYGNVFFLSTNAKGCNVTATWKAHKKGAFFANPCYTQIHPTCIPVSGDHQSKLTLMSESLRNDGRIWVPKNKGDKRSPADIPESERDYYLERKYPSYGNLSPRDIASRAAKEACDAGLGVGESGQGVYLDFADSIKRLGEDKIRDRYENLFQMYEQITGENPYKQPMRIYPAVHYTMGGLWVDYNLMSNLPGLFVIGEANFSDHGANRLGASALMQGLADGYFILPYTIGNYLAGVGFNSHPKEDNPEAKKALSDAEETTKKLLSIQGKRTVDSFHRQLGKLMWDKCGMARNDKGLKEALSEIPNIREEFWKNVNVPGSGTELNQSLEKAGRVADFLEFAELLCLDALTREESCGGHFREEHQEEGEAKRNDDKFCHATAWEFNGIGKKPTEHREKLEFENVHLATRSYK, encoded by the coding sequence ATGAGTTTAGATTCTAAAATTCCAAATGGCCCGATTGAGAAAAAATGGTCCAATCACAAGGCTAATATCAAGTTAGTCAACCCGGCCAACAAAAGAAAATTCAATATCATCGTAGTCGGTTCCGGTCTGGCAGGAGCTTCCGCATCGGCAACTCTCGCAGAACTCGGTTACAACGTAAAAACATTCTGCTTTCAAGATAGCCCTCGTCGTGCACATAGTATCGCGGCTCAAGGTGGAATCAACGCTGCTAAAAACTATCAAAACGACGGAGATTCCGTCTATCGTTTGTTCTACGATACAGTGAAAGGCGGCGACTTTCGTGCAAGAGAGGCTAATGTGCATCGTCTTGCGGAAGTTTCCGTTAACATCATTGATCAGTGTGTCGCACAAGGAGTTCCCTTCGCGAGAGAATACGGAGGACATCTTTCCAACCGTTCTTTCGGCGGGGCTCAAGTTTCCAGAACCTTCTACGCAAAAGGCCAAACAGGACAACAGCTTCTCTTAGGAGCTTACTCCGCTCTTTCTCGTCAAATTGGGTTAGGTGCGGTAAAGATGTATCCTAGAACCGAGATGGTGGAACTGATCGTGATCGATGGCCATGCAAAAGGAATCATAGTCCGTGATCTTGTCACTGGAAAACTTTCCACTCATATGGCGGATGCAGTTGTGCTGGGAACCGGAGGTTACGGAAACGTATTCTTTCTTTCCACGAATGCAAAAGGCTGTAACGTAACCGCAACTTGGAAAGCTCACAAAAAAGGAGCATTCTTTGCTAACCCTTGTTATACGCAAATTCACCCGACTTGTATTCCGGTTTCCGGAGATCATCAATCCAAACTGACTCTGATGTCCGAGTCTCTTAGAAACGACGGAAGAATCTGGGTTCCGAAAAATAAAGGAGACAAACGGAGTCCAGCAGACATCCCAGAATCGGAAAGAGATTATTACTTGGAAAGAAAATACCCAAGTTACGGAAACCTTTCTCCAAGAGACATCGCATCCCGCGCGGCCAAAGAAGCCTGCGACGCAGGACTTGGTGTAGGAGAATCCGGACAAGGAGTATATCTGGATTTCGCAGACTCGATCAAACGTCTTGGTGAAGACAAAATCCGAGATCGTTATGAAAACCTCTTCCAGATGTATGAACAAATCACCGGTGAAAATCCTTACAAACAACCGATGAGAATTTACCCTGCAGTCCACTATACAATGGGGGGGCTTTGGGTGGATTACAATTTGATGAGTAATCTTCCGGGTCTTTTCGTAATCGGAGAAGCGAACTTTTCCGATCACGGAGCAAACCGTCTTGGAGCTTCTGCTCTGATGCAGGGACTTGCGGACGGATATTTCATTCTCCCTTATACGATCGGAAATTATCTCGCGGGGGTGGGATTTAATTCTCATCCTAAAGAAGATAATCCTGAAGCAAAAAAAGCTCTCTCCGACGCGGAAGAAACTACTAAAAAACTTCTTTCCATCCAAGGAAAAAGAACCGTGGATTCTTTCCATAGGCAACTCGGGAAACTGATGTGGGACAAATGTGGAATGGCGCGTAATGATAAAGGTTTAAAAGAAGCGTTATCCGAAATCCCTAATATCCGGGAAGAATTTTGGAAAAACGTAAATGTTCCCGGAAGCGGAACCGAACTCAATCAATCTCTGGAAAAAGCGGGAAGGGTCGCAGACTTTCTGGAATTCGCCGAACTTCTTTGCTTAGATGCGCTGACTCGGGAAGAATCCTGTGGAGGCCATTTCCGAGAAGAACACCAAGAAGAAGGAGAAGCGAAACGAAACGACGATAAGTTCTGCCACGCGACCGCTTGGGAATTCAACGGAATCGGTAAAAAACCGACCGAACACAGGGAAAAACTAGAGTTCGAAAACGTTCACCTCGCTACAAGGAGTTATAAATAA